A region from the Phycodurus eques isolate BA_2022a chromosome 12, UOR_Pequ_1.1, whole genome shotgun sequence genome encodes:
- the LOC133410995 gene encoding uncharacterized protein LOC133410995 isoform X1: MGRGLLGGKFYFKNFPDGSLDKSKVICAFCRVEFKYHRSSTSLAYHLRAKHPAEVTSTGTSQSTLPVFGVRGRTTKRVSDKVEIEENCDDHLELIESESVKVEMESVKVEMESVTVETESVKAGLDASAGILSEAAEIEAPIGQLDSQQTETRAEISMDFLKSVKKTLEMDKKDDELEIFGKNIVFKLRKIQDPWTLVVVQNEIEQACFRGMMASQPNQTVTNTENNHNNHEEC; encoded by the exons ATGGGCAGGGGGCTTTTAGGCGgaaagttttactttaaaaacttTCCCGACGGCTCGTTGGATAAATCTAAAGTAATTTGCGCATTTTGCAGAGTCGAATTCAAATATCATAGAAGTAGTACGTCCTTGGCGTATCATCTGAGAGCCAAACACCCTGCTGAAGTTACCTCCACGGGTACTAGCCAGTCGACCCTGCCGGTGTTTGGTGTTCGTGGGCGGACTACAAAACGTGTGAGTGACAAG GTTGAAATTGAAGAAAACTGTGACGACCATCTCGAACTAATTGAGAGTGAATCGGTAAAGGTGGAGATGGAATCGGTAAAGGTGGAGATGGAATCGGTGACGGTAGAGACGGAATCGGTGAAGGCGGGCTTGGACGCGTCAGCGGGGATTCTTTCAGAGGCGGCCGAAATCGAAGCACCAATAGGGCAACTCGACTCACAACAAACAGAAACTCGAGCAGAAATTTCCATGGATTTTCTCAAGTCGGTGAAGAAAACTCTGGAGATGGACAAAAAAGATGATGAACTTGAAATCTTCGGTAAAAACATTGTATTCAAACTGAGGAAAATACAAGATCCGTGGACATTAGTTGTAGTCCAGAATGAAATCGAGCAGGCATGTTTTCGTGGCATGATGGCAAGTCAGCCCAATCAAACTGTCACCAACACGgaaaacaaccacaataatcATGAAGAGTGTTAA
- the LOC133410995 gene encoding uncharacterized protein LOC133410995 isoform X2, producing the protein MGRGLLGGKFYFKNFPDGSLDKSKVICAFCRVEFKYHRSSTSLAYHLRAKHPAEVTSTGTSQSTLPVFGVRGRTTKRVEIEENCDDHLELIESESVKVEMESVKVEMESVTVETESVKAGLDASAGILSEAAEIEAPIGQLDSQQTETRAEISMDFLKSVKKTLEMDKKDDELEIFGKNIVFKLRKIQDPWTLVVVQNEIEQACFRGMMASQPNQTVTNTENNHNNHEEC; encoded by the exons ATGGGCAGGGGGCTTTTAGGCGgaaagttttactttaaaaacttTCCCGACGGCTCGTTGGATAAATCTAAAGTAATTTGCGCATTTTGCAGAGTCGAATTCAAATATCATAGAAGTAGTACGTCCTTGGCGTATCATCTGAGAGCCAAACACCCTGCTGAAGTTACCTCCACGGGTACTAGCCAGTCGACCCTGCCGGTGTTTGGTGTTCGTGGGCGGACTACAAAACGT GTTGAAATTGAAGAAAACTGTGACGACCATCTCGAACTAATTGAGAGTGAATCGGTAAAGGTGGAGATGGAATCGGTAAAGGTGGAGATGGAATCGGTGACGGTAGAGACGGAATCGGTGAAGGCGGGCTTGGACGCGTCAGCGGGGATTCTTTCAGAGGCGGCCGAAATCGAAGCACCAATAGGGCAACTCGACTCACAACAAACAGAAACTCGAGCAGAAATTTCCATGGATTTTCTCAAGTCGGTGAAGAAAACTCTGGAGATGGACAAAAAAGATGATGAACTTGAAATCTTCGGTAAAAACATTGTATTCAAACTGAGGAAAATACAAGATCCGTGGACATTAGTTGTAGTCCAGAATGAAATCGAGCAGGCATGTTTTCGTGGCATGATGGCAAGTCAGCCCAATCAAACTGTCACCAACACGgaaaacaaccacaataatcATGAAGAGTGTTAA
- the LOC133410995 gene encoding uncharacterized protein LOC133410995 isoform X4 — MGRGLLGGKFYFKNFPDGSLDKSKVICAFCRVEFKYHRSSTSLAYHLRAKHPAEVTSTGTSQSTLPVFGVRGRTTKRVSDKTTHRTRSHKRR; from the exons ATGGGCAGGGGGCTTTTAGGCGgaaagttttactttaaaaacttTCCCGACGGCTCGTTGGATAAATCTAAAGTAATTTGCGCATTTTGCAGAGTCGAATTCAAATATCATAGAAGTAGTACGTCCTTGGCGTATCATCTGAGAGCCAAACACCCTGCTGAAGTTACCTCCACGGGTACTAGCCAGTCGACCCTGCCGGTGTTTGGTGTTCGTGGGCGGACTACAAAACGTGTGAGTGACAAG ACCACACACAGAACCAGATCTCACAAACGCAG gtga
- the LOC133410995 gene encoding uncharacterized protein LOC133410995 isoform X3, whose translation MSLKGNVNSHSDVYICVADHTQNQISQTQVEIEENCDDHLELIESESVKVEMESVKVEMESVTVETESVKAGLDASAGILSEAAEIEAPIGQLDSQQTETRAEISMDFLKSVKKTLEMDKKDDELEIFGKNIVFKLRKIQDPWTLVVVQNEIEQACFRGMMASQPNQTVTNTENNHNNHEEC comes from the exons ATGTCTCTCAAGGGGAACGTCAACTCCCACTCTGATGTGTACATTTGTGTTGCAGACCACACACAGAACCAGATCTCACAAACGCAG GTTGAAATTGAAGAAAACTGTGACGACCATCTCGAACTAATTGAGAGTGAATCGGTAAAGGTGGAGATGGAATCGGTAAAGGTGGAGATGGAATCGGTGACGGTAGAGACGGAATCGGTGAAGGCGGGCTTGGACGCGTCAGCGGGGATTCTTTCAGAGGCGGCCGAAATCGAAGCACCAATAGGGCAACTCGACTCACAACAAACAGAAACTCGAGCAGAAATTTCCATGGATTTTCTCAAGTCGGTGAAGAAAACTCTGGAGATGGACAAAAAAGATGATGAACTTGAAATCTTCGGTAAAAACATTGTATTCAAACTGAGGAAAATACAAGATCCGTGGACATTAGTTGTAGTCCAGAATGAAATCGAGCAGGCATGTTTTCGTGGCATGATGGCAAGTCAGCCCAATCAAACTGTCACCAACACGgaaaacaaccacaataatcATGAAGAGTGTTAA